The Saccharopolyspora gloriosae genome has a segment encoding these proteins:
- a CDS encoding lysozyme, producing MTVSRNPFRSRRRSLLSPAVAALLSGALLAGIPLTGAAAPAGPSLDRSDPDGAWAGYSVGRSATEDTERGAPRGAGVAGMDVSGHQGAVDWPRAYADGARFTYVKATEGIGFTSDSFLQQYEGSYAVGMTRGAYHFGLPDSSTGAEQAHYFVDHGGGWFPDGRTLPGALDIESNPYGDMCYGQSPEQISGWIADFSNTYLARTGRFPAIYTTTRWWDQCTGANPNFAANNPLWLARFAPEMGPLPAGWAYQAIWQFSNAGVFPGDQNTFNGDPAQLDRFAL from the coding sequence GTGACCGTTTCCCGTAACCCGTTCAGATCCCGGCGCCGGTCCCTGCTGTCCCCCGCGGTGGCGGCCCTGCTCAGCGGCGCGCTGCTGGCCGGGATACCGCTGACCGGCGCGGCGGCACCCGCGGGGCCGTCGTTGGACCGTTCCGACCCGGACGGAGCGTGGGCGGGCTACAGCGTCGGGCGTTCGGCCACCGAGGACACCGAGCGCGGTGCGCCGCGGGGTGCGGGCGTGGCGGGGATGGACGTCAGCGGGCATCAGGGGGCGGTGGACTGGCCGCGGGCCTACGCCGACGGCGCCCGGTTCACCTACGTCAAGGCCACCGAGGGCATCGGGTTCACCAGCGACAGCTTCCTGCAGCAGTACGAGGGCTCCTACGCGGTGGGCATGACCCGCGGCGCCTACCACTTCGGGTTGCCCGACAGTTCCACCGGTGCCGAGCAGGCGCACTACTTCGTCGACCACGGCGGCGGCTGGTTCCCGGACGGGAGGACGTTGCCGGGTGCGCTCGACATCGAGTCCAACCCGTACGGCGACATGTGCTACGGCCAGTCCCCGGAGCAGATCTCGGGGTGGATCGCCGATTTCAGCAACACCTACCTGGCGCGCACCGGCCGGTTCCCCGCGATCTACACGACGACCCGCTGGTGGGATCAGTGCACGGGGGCGAACCCGAATTTCGCGGCGAACAACCCGCTGTGGCTGGCGCGGTTCGCCCCGGAGATGGGGCCGCTGCCCGCGGGCTGGGCGTATCAGGCGATCTGGCAGTTCAGCAACGCCGGAGTGTTCCCCGGTGACCAGAACACCTTCAACGGCGACCCCGCCCAGCTGGACCGGTTCGCACTGTAG
- a CDS encoding LCP family protein: protein MSDWSANPPRGRRPQQGGYDYYARGRDGGGAPPQPPQPPPTRRASPPPPPPRRKRPNWAKRIGITLLVLLLVVVGFGIYVDSLLQRTPALDYEGRIEDTPGTNWLLVGSDSREGLDESQREELSAGDAAGRRTDTMMLVHIPTGGGKPALISLPRDSYVPIPGHGRDKLNAAFSFGGPQLLAQTVETVSDVHIDHYAEIGLGGFSSLVDAVGGVDICLEEPMNDEKANAHLEAGCQELDGPQALGFVRARDTVAGGDLGRAENQRKLLGALMDRTMGPGTLLNPFRLVPLANAAGSTFLLNDSDHVWHLFWLAKALGDVSGGNGITTSVPFGDFARTDSGQSVIKWDKQDAARMFEAIANSEPIPEDLVDP from the coding sequence ATGAGTGATTGGTCGGCGAATCCGCCGAGGGGCCGACGGCCGCAGCAGGGCGGTTACGACTACTACGCCCGCGGTCGTGACGGCGGCGGCGCACCGCCGCAACCACCGCAGCCACCGCCGACGCGGCGAGCATCGCCGCCTCCGCCACCGCCGCGGCGCAAACGCCCGAACTGGGCCAAACGCATCGGCATCACCCTGCTGGTGCTGCTGCTGGTCGTGGTCGGATTCGGCATCTACGTCGACAGCCTCCTGCAGCGCACACCCGCCCTGGACTACGAGGGCCGCATCGAGGACACCCCCGGCACGAACTGGCTGCTGGTGGGTTCCGACAGCCGTGAGGGCCTCGACGAGTCCCAGCGCGAGGAACTGTCGGCGGGCGACGCCGCCGGGCGGCGCACCGACACGATGATGCTGGTGCACATCCCCACCGGCGGCGGGAAACCGGCGCTGATCAGCCTGCCCCGCGACTCCTACGTGCCGATCCCCGGCCACGGCAGGGACAAGCTCAACGCGGCGTTCTCCTTCGGCGGCCCGCAGCTGCTGGCCCAGACCGTCGAAACGGTCAGCGACGTGCACATCGACCACTACGCCGAAATCGGCCTCGGTGGCTTCTCCTCCCTGGTCGACGCCGTCGGCGGCGTCGACATCTGCCTCGAGGAGCCGATGAACGACGAGAAGGCCAACGCGCACCTGGAAGCCGGTTGCCAGGAACTCGACGGGCCGCAGGCATTGGGCTTCGTGCGCGCCCGCGACACGGTCGCAGGCGGGGACCTGGGACGCGCGGAGAACCAGCGCAAACTGCTCGGCGCCCTGATGGACCGGACGATGGGGCCGGGGACGCTGTTGAACCCGTTCCGGCTGGTGCCGCTGGCCAACGCCGCGGGCAGCACGTTCCTGCTCAACGACTCCGACCACGTGTGGCACCTGTTCTGGCTGGCCAAGGCGCTCGGCGATGTCAGCGGCGGCAACGGCATCACCACCAGCGTGCCCTTCGGTGATTTCGCCAGGACCGACAGCGGCCAGTCGGTGATCAAGTGGGACAAGCAGGACGCGGCGCGGATGTTCGAGGCCATCGCCAACAGCGAACCCATCCCCGAAGATCTCGTCGACCCCTGA